GTCCGGGAAGCGACGGCCAGTAGGTTCACCGGTCATACGACCGGTCCGCCCGTGAGTCCGAAGACCTGCCGTTGGTCCGCGTACCACCCGGTATGCGGCGGATCGGATGTCCCGTGGGAGGACCCGCCCGGCCCCGCGGCAGCACCGGTCCTCCCGGGCAGCCGTGGCCGGCACGTCGTACCCGCGAGGCCCGCCGATCCCTCGGCACGCTCGCGAGGAGAGAGACGTGAACACCCTCACCACGGTCCTGGGATACCCGCGCATCGGCCCCAGGCGCGAACTGAAGCACGCCCTGGAGACGTACTGGCGCACCGGCGACCAGGATGCCCTTGAGGCGACCGGCCGCCGGCTCCGGGAGGAGACCTGGCAGCAACTGCAAGGGCTCGACTCGGTCCCCGGCAACACGTTCTCGTACTACGACCAGATGCTGGACCACGTTCAGCTCTTCGGTCTCACACCGGCCCGCTTCCGGCAGCTCGGCCTGTCGCCACTCGACACGTACTTCGCGATGGCCCGCGGCCGGGACGATGTCGCGCCGCTGGAGCTGACCAAGTGGTTCGACACGAACTACCACTACCTGGTGCCCGAACTCGACGGGACCACGACGTTCGGCCTGGAGCCGGAGAAGTTGCTGGGTGAGCTCGCGGAGGCGCGCGCGCTCGGCGTCGAGCTGCGCCCCGTACTGATCGGTCCGCTCACCTTCTTGTTGTTGTCGAAGGCAACCACGCCGGATCTGAACGTACTGACCTTGCTGGAGCCGCTGCTGGACCAGTACGTCGAGCTGCTCGCCGTACTCGATCAAGCCGGTGCCAGCTGGGTGCAGCTCGACGAGCCCGCGCTGGCCCAGGACCGTACGCCGGCCGAACTCGACGCCCTGCTTCGCGCCTATGACCGGCTCACGGCCGCGCCCGACCGCCCGAATCTCCTGGTCGCTACCTACTTCGGCGACCCCGGCGGCGCACTGCCCGTGCTCGCTGCCACCGCCATCGAGGCACTCGCCGTCGACCTGGTGTCCGCGCCGGGCCTGGTCCGGCGGATCGCCGAGCTCCCGTCGCTACGCCGCAAGACCGTGTACGCCGGGGTGGTCGACGGCCGCAATGTCTGGCGTACCCGGCTCGGCGACGCGGTCTCGACCTGTACGGACCTGCGGGCCGTGGTCGGCCGGCTCGGCATCTCCACCTCCTGCTCGCTGCTGCACGTCCCGTACGACCTGGAGGTGGAGGACGAGCTCGACCCAGCTGTCGGGGACCGACTGGCATTCGCGCGGCAGAAGGTGGACGAGGTCGTCCTGCTCGGCCGCGCGATCAACGAGGACTACGGCGTGCTCGTCGATCTGGAGCGGGTCAAGCGGCGGCTCCCCAACGAGTCCGATCTCCTCCGGGATCAGGCAGTACGCGAGCGGGTGGCCGGCGTACGCCCAGAGGACCGGCAGCGGGTGCCGTACGAGGAGCGTCGTACGGCGCAGCAGGCACTAGGACTGCCCGCACTGGCGACCACGACGATCGGATCGTTTCCGCAGACCGCCGACGTCCGCAGGATTCGTACCGACCTGCGGGCCGGGCGGATCACCCGGCCCGAGCACGACGAGCGGTTGCGTACGGAGATCCGGCGCGCGATCGAGCTTCAAGAGGAGCTCGGGCTGGACGTCCTGGTCCATGGTGAGCCCGAACGCAACGACATGGTCCAGTACTTCGCCGAGCGGCTGGACGGCTTCGCGACGACCAGGCTCGGCTGGGTGCAGTCGTACGGCAGCCGCTGTGTCCGGCCGCCGATCCTGCACGGCGACGTCTCCCGGCCGGGTCCGATCACCGTCGGCTGGACGTCGTACGCCCAATCGCTCACCGATCGTCCGGTCAAGGGCATGCTGACCGGGCCGGTGACGATCCTCGCCTGGTCCTTCGTCCGCGACGACCAGCCGTTGGCGACCACGGCCGACCAGGTCGCGCTGGCGCTCCGGGACGAGGTCGCCGATCTGGTCACGGCCGGGAGCCGCGTCGTCCAGGTCGACGAGCCGGCTCTGCGCGAACTGCTCCCGCTCCGGGAAGCGGATCGCAAGGCGTACCTCGACTGGTCGGTTGGGGCGTTCCGGCTCGCGACCGGCGGGGCTCCGGCGGCGGTCCAGGTCCATACCCATCTCTGCTACTCCGAGTTCGGTGCCGTCATCACCGGTATCGACGGCCTGGACGCCGACGTGACCACGATCGAGGCGGCCCGGTCCCGGATGGAGGTGCTCGGCGACCTCGGCTCGATCGGTTTCCGCCGTGGCGTCGGACCGGGCGTGTACGACATCCACTCGCCGCGCGTGCCGAGTACGGACGAGGTCCGCGCGCTGATCCGCGCGGCGCTCGCGGTGGTCCCGGCCGACCGGCTGTGGATCAATCCGGACTGTGGCCTGAAGACCCGCGACTGGCCCGAGGTCCGGGACTCGCTGCGAAACCTGGTCAGCGCCACCCGGGAGGTGCGCGCCACACTCGGCTGATCTGTCGGTGCCGCCGTCTAGCCTGCGGACATGAATCGGATGGATCGGTTGTACGCCCTCGTGGAGGAGCTTCGCGCGGCGGGGTCGCGGGGGCGTACGGCGCGGCAGCTGGCCGAGCGGTTCGAGGTGAGCGTGCGGACGATCGAGCGGGATCTCAGCGCGCTCGGGCAGGCCGGGGTGCCGCTGGCAACCAAACCGGGGCGTACGGGTGGGTACTCGGTGGATCGCGCGATGACCTTGCCGCCACTCAACTTCACGCCGCGGGAGGCGATGGCGGTCGCGGTCGCGCTGAGCGGGAGTGAGCATGCGCTGTTCGCGAAGGACGCCCGGAGCGCGCTGCTGAAGATCGTGGCGGCGATGCCCGCGAAGGATCTCGACGAGGCACGGGCGGCCGCGGCCAAGGTACGGCTGCTGGTCCGGCCCGCGCCCGATCCGGACGGTGAGATCGCCGAGCAGATCTGGCGGGCGATCAGCGACAACGCGGTGCTGCGGATCGTGTACACCGACACGAACGGGGCCGAGACCGAGCGGGACGTCGAGCCGCAGCATGTGGTGGTCGCGCAGAACGGCTCGTACCTGACCGGCTGGTGTCACCTGCGCCAGGAGGACCGGATCTTCCGGATGGACCGGATCGTCCGCGCGGAGCGTACGCCGGTGCCGCGCCGCCGGGCGACCGAGGAGCTGAAGGTGGTCTGCCGGGACCCGGACCTGCCGATCGAGGCGCTGCGGCCGGAGGAACTTTTCCCAACACCGACATAGGGCTGTCGCGTCCGGCTGGAACCGTGGAACTCGTTCGACGATCGATTCGATGAAAGCGAGTTCCCATGACTCTTCCCGGACCCGGCACGCTGGCCTGGTTCGAGGTCGCGACCGATGACCCCGACACCGCCCAGAAGTTCTACGGCAACCTGTTCGACTGGACCTTCGTCCCCGAGGCAGACGGCTTCGACTACCGCAACATCAAGGCAGCGGACGCGGAGCGGCCGATGGGTGGCATCCTCGGCACCAGTGGCAAGCAGCCGAACCACGCGGTGTTCTACATCGTGGTCGCCGACATCGAGGCGACCTGCGCGGAGGCGGTCCGGCTCGGCGGCTCGGTGATCAGCAAGGAGCTGGACGGCGTACCGGCGCTGGCGCATCTGCGTGACCCGGCCGGCAACCACTTCGGTATCTTCACCCAGCCCGGCGACTGAACCCGGTGCTCGCCGGCCGCGTGGAAACGCGGCCGGCGAGTTTCCACGCCCGTCAGGTGACCATTCACGGTCATTCCCCAACTCGTCCGGATCTCCGTATCGTCAGCGGTCATGGAACGCAGCGTCTACATCGCGTCGCTGGAAGGCACGACCGGGAAGTCAGCCGTCGCCCTCGGCGTCCTGCACCAGCTCGCCCGGCACGCCGGGCGGGTCGCGGTCTTCCGGCCGATCGTGCAGGTCGGCGCCACCTGGCTCGGCGGCCGCGATCACCTGCTCGAGCTGCTGCTCGCGCAGGACGCGGTCGATCAGGAGTACGCGGACTGCATCGGCGCCAGCTACGCCCAGGTGCACGCCGACCCGGACGCCGCGCTGGAGCTGATCGTGCAGCGGTACCGCGCGGTCGCTGCCCAGGCTGATGCCGTTCTGGTCGTCGGCAGCGACTATTCCGACGTCTGCGCGCCGACCGAGTTCTCGTACAACGCCAAGATCGCGGCCAATCTCGGCGCCCCGATGCTGCTGGTGGTGAACGGGCACGAGCGGCGGCCGCACGAGCTGCGCGCGCTCGCCGACGTGACCGTCGCCGAGCTGACCGCGAACCATGCCACGCTGCTCGGGCTGATCGCGATCCGGGTCGCCCTCGACCAGGGCGAGCGAGTGATCGCGGCCCTGGACGGTCTCGGCGTACCGGCCTTCGCGCTCCCGGAAGAGCCGGTACTCAGCCAGCCGGTGGTCCGCGACCTGGTGGCACCGATCGGCGGCCGGCTGCTGAGCGGCGATCCACAGCTGCTGACCGAGGAGGTCACCGGCCTGCTGGTCGCGGCGATGACGATGCCGCGCGTACTCGACCATGTCTTCGACGGCGCGGCGGTGGTGATCGCAGGCGACCGGTCGGAGGTTATCCTCGGAGTGCTGATGGCCAACGCGTCCGGGACCTGCCCGCCGATTTCCGCCGTCGTAGTGAACGGCGACGTCGAGCTGCCCGCGCAGATCCGTGAGCTGATCGACTGCCTCGGTTTCACCCTGCCGATCATCGAGACCCGCCTCGACACGCAGACCACCTCGACCCGATTGACCGCGGTACGCGGGCGGCTGACGAAGGATGCGCCGCGCAAGATCGACACCGCGCTCGCCTTGTTCGAGAAGTACGTCGACGGGCAGGCGCTTGTCGATCAACTCGCGCGGGCGCGAAGCACTGCGCTGACACCGTTGATGTTCGAGCATCGGCTGGTCGACCGGGCGGTGGCGGACCGGAAGCACATCGTCCTGCCGGAGGGCGATGACGAACGCATTCTGCGTGCGGCCGACGTACTGCTCCGGCGTGGGGTCGCGGACCTGACCTTGCTGGGCGATCGTGATGCGATCAGCCGGCGGGCGGAGTCCCTCGGCGTGGACGTGTCGGCAGCGCACGTCGTACACCCCGAGCACAGCGAGCTGATTGAGCAGTTCGCCGCCGAGTACCACCGGCTGCGGCAGCATCGGGGCGTCGAGCTCGAGCAGGCACGTGAACAGGTCCGCGACGGGTCGTACTTCGGCACCATGATGGTCCAGCTCGGCCTCGCGGACGGCATGGTGTCAGGCGCCGTCCACACCACCGCGCACACCGTCCGGCCGGCGCTCGAAGTGGTGAAAACCGTCCCCGACGTGTCGATCGTGTCCTCGGTGTTCTTCATGTGCCTGCAGAACCAGGTCCTCGTGTACGGCGACTGCGCCGTGAATCCGGACCCGACGGCCGAGCAGCTCGCCGACATCGCCATCTCGTCCGCGGCCACCGCGGTCGCGTTCGGCCTCGAACCACGGGTCGCGATGCTCTCGTACTCGACCGGTTCTTCCGGTACCGGGACCGATGTGGAAAAGGTGTCCAAGGCAACCAGCATCGTCCGGGAGCGGGCGCCACGGCTGCCGGTCGAAGGACCGATCCAGTACGACGCCGCGATCGACGCCGCCGTCGCGCGGACCAAACTGCCGGACTCCCCCGTCGCCGGCCGGGCGACCGTGTTCGTCTTCCCGGACCTGAACACCGGCAACAACACGTACAAAGCGGTCCAGCGCTCGGCGAACGCGGTCGCTGTCGGCCCGGTGCTGCAGGGACTGCGCAAGCCCGTCAACGACCTGTCTCGCGGCTCGACCGTCCGGGACATCGTCAACACGGTCGCGATCACCGCGATCCAGGCCCAGCAAAACGGAAGGCTCGGATGACCGAACATGTGCTGGTGATCAACGCGGGCTCGTCATCGCTGAAGTACAGCCTGGTCGACTCCGATTCCGGCGACGCGGCGGCGACCGGGCTGGTCGAGCGGATCGGCGAGCAGAGCAGTCACCACGTACACCATGGGCCGAAGGGGGATTTCGAAGACGACAGCCCGGTCGCCAGTCACGAGAAGGCGCTGGAAGCGGCGGTGCGCGCGTTCGAGACGTACGGGCCCGCGCTCGGCGACGTGGACATCGTGGCGGTCGGGCATCGGGTCGTCCACGGCGGATCGCAGTTCGCGGCGCCGGCGCCGGTCGACGACGCGCTGATCGCGGCGGTGACGGAGCTGGTTCCGCTCGCCCCGCTGCACAATCCGGCGAACCTCGAAGGGATCAAGGTCGCGCGCCGGCTGCTGCCGGATCTTCCCCACGTGGCGGTGTTCGACACCGCGTTCCACCAGACCTTGCCGCCGTACGCCTACCGGTACGCCGTCCCGTTCGACTGGCTGAAGGAATACGGCATCCGCCGGTACGGGTTTCACGGTACGTCGCACGCGTTCGTGTCGGAACGTGCCGCGCAACTGCTCGGGCGCGGCGCCGACCAGCTCAACCTGATCGTGCTGCACCTCGGCAACGGCTGCTCGGCGGCCGCGATCCGCCGGGGCAACTCGGTCGACACCTCGATGGGGCTGACGCCGCTGGAGGGACTGGTGATGGGGACGCGGTCGGGCGATCTCGATCCGGCCGTCCACGGTCACCTCGCGCGGGTCGCCGGCCAGTCCGCGGCGGAGACGGACCGCATCCTCAACTCGGAGTCCGGGCTCAAGGGGCTGACCGGCGAGAACGACTTCCGCGAGCTGACCCGGCGGCGCGCCGCGGGTGACGATCGGGCCCGGCTCGCGTTCGACCTGTACTGCTACCGGATCAAGAAGTACGTCGGCGCGTACTACGCGGTGCTCGGCACGGTCGACGCGATCGTCTTCACCGCCGGTGTCGGACAGCACTCTGCCGAAGCCCGGGCCGCCGCCCTGTCGGACCTGGACGGCCTCGGCATCCAGGTCGACCCGGTCCGCAACACCGCCACCACCGAGGGCGTGATCTCCACGGACGGCAGCCGGGTCAAGGTACTCGTCGTGCCCACCAACGAAGAGTGGCAGATCGCCCGCGAGGCGTTGGCGGTCGTACGCGGCTAGCCGTGCGGGCCGGATCCGGCGTGGCTGTTCATTTGCGGCCATCGGAGAGACGCTGGAGATCCGGTCACCCAGAGCACAGGAGGTCGTCCCATGTCGTCACAACCCGCTCCCATCGTGATCGGGTACGACGGATCGCCGGGCAGCCGCGCGGCGCTGAACTGGGCCGCGGCGGTCG
The genomic region above belongs to Kribbella solani and contains:
- the metE gene encoding 5-methyltetrahydropteroyltriglutamate--homocysteine S-methyltransferase, which translates into the protein MNTLTTVLGYPRIGPRRELKHALETYWRTGDQDALEATGRRLREETWQQLQGLDSVPGNTFSYYDQMLDHVQLFGLTPARFRQLGLSPLDTYFAMARGRDDVAPLELTKWFDTNYHYLVPELDGTTTFGLEPEKLLGELAEARALGVELRPVLIGPLTFLLLSKATTPDLNVLTLLEPLLDQYVELLAVLDQAGASWVQLDEPALAQDRTPAELDALLRAYDRLTAAPDRPNLLVATYFGDPGGALPVLAATAIEALAVDLVSAPGLVRRIAELPSLRRKTVYAGVVDGRNVWRTRLGDAVSTCTDLRAVVGRLGISTSCSLLHVPYDLEVEDELDPAVGDRLAFARQKVDEVVLLGRAINEDYGVLVDLERVKRRLPNESDLLRDQAVRERVAGVRPEDRQRVPYEERRTAQQALGLPALATTTIGSFPQTADVRRIRTDLRAGRITRPEHDERLRTEIRRAIELQEELGLDVLVHGEPERNDMVQYFAERLDGFATTRLGWVQSYGSRCVRPPILHGDVSRPGPITVGWTSYAQSLTDRPVKGMLTGPVTILAWSFVRDDQPLATTADQVALALRDEVADLVTAGSRVVQVDEPALRELLPLREADRKAYLDWSVGAFRLATGGAPAAVQVHTHLCYSEFGAVITGIDGLDADVTTIEAARSRMEVLGDLGSIGFRRGVGPGVYDIHSPRVPSTDEVRALIRAALAVVPADRLWINPDCGLKTRDWPEVRDSLRNLVSATREVRATLG
- the pta gene encoding phosphate acetyltransferase, with product MERSVYIASLEGTTGKSAVALGVLHQLARHAGRVAVFRPIVQVGATWLGGRDHLLELLLAQDAVDQEYADCIGASYAQVHADPDAALELIVQRYRAVAAQADAVLVVGSDYSDVCAPTEFSYNAKIAANLGAPMLLVVNGHERRPHELRALADVTVAELTANHATLLGLIAIRVALDQGERVIAALDGLGVPAFALPEEPVLSQPVVRDLVAPIGGRLLSGDPQLLTEEVTGLLVAAMTMPRVLDHVFDGAAVVIAGDRSEVILGVLMANASGTCPPISAVVVNGDVELPAQIRELIDCLGFTLPIIETRLDTQTTSTRLTAVRGRLTKDAPRKIDTALALFEKYVDGQALVDQLARARSTALTPLMFEHRLVDRAVADRKHIVLPEGDDERILRAADVLLRRGVADLTLLGDRDAISRRAESLGVDVSAAHVVHPEHSELIEQFAAEYHRLRQHRGVELEQAREQVRDGSYFGTMMVQLGLADGMVSGAVHTTAHTVRPALEVVKTVPDVSIVSSVFFMCLQNQVLVYGDCAVNPDPTAEQLADIAISSAATAVAFGLEPRVAMLSYSTGSSGTGTDVEKVSKATSIVRERAPRLPVEGPIQYDAAIDAAVARTKLPDSPVAGRATVFVFPDLNTGNNTYKAVQRSANAVAVGPVLQGLRKPVNDLSRGSTVRDIVNTVAITAIQAQQNGRLG
- a CDS encoding acetate/propionate family kinase translates to MTEHVLVINAGSSSLKYSLVDSDSGDAAATGLVERIGEQSSHHVHHGPKGDFEDDSPVASHEKALEAAVRAFETYGPALGDVDIVAVGHRVVHGGSQFAAPAPVDDALIAAVTELVPLAPLHNPANLEGIKVARRLLPDLPHVAVFDTAFHQTLPPYAYRYAVPFDWLKEYGIRRYGFHGTSHAFVSERAAQLLGRGADQLNLIVLHLGNGCSAAAIRRGNSVDTSMGLTPLEGLVMGTRSGDLDPAVHGHLARVAGQSAAETDRILNSESGLKGLTGENDFRELTRRRAAGDDRARLAFDLYCYRIKKYVGAYYAVLGTVDAIVFTAGVGQHSAEARAAALSDLDGLGIQVDPVRNTATTEGVISTDGSRVKVLVVPTNEEWQIAREALAVVRG
- a CDS encoding helix-turn-helix transcriptional regulator is translated as MNRMDRLYALVEELRAAGSRGRTARQLAERFEVSVRTIERDLSALGQAGVPLATKPGRTGGYSVDRAMTLPPLNFTPREAMAVAVALSGSEHALFAKDARSALLKIVAAMPAKDLDEARAAAAKVRLLVRPAPDPDGEIAEQIWRAISDNAVLRIVYTDTNGAETERDVEPQHVVVAQNGSYLTGWCHLRQEDRIFRMDRIVRAERTPVPRRRATEELKVVCRDPDLPIEALRPEELFPTPT
- a CDS encoding VOC family protein, with protein sequence MTLPGPGTLAWFEVATDDPDTAQKFYGNLFDWTFVPEADGFDYRNIKAADAERPMGGILGTSGKQPNHAVFYIVVADIEATCAEAVRLGGSVISKELDGVPALAHLRDPAGNHFGIFTQPGD